Proteins encoded together in one Desulfovibrio sp. UCD-KL4C window:
- a CDS encoding BMC domain-containing protein — MGLIETFGIVFVLEAADAMMKAADVELIGYENVASGYISVLVQGDVAACKSAVESGIKAVEAMGAEVYSSVVIPTPHPDLVKITKIYEISTLLA; from the coding sequence ATGGGACTCATTGAAACTTTCGGTATTGTTTTTGTACTTGAAGCCGCCGACGCTATGATGAAGGCTGCTGATGTAGAGCTTATCGGATATGAAAATGTAGCTTCCGGTTATATTTCTGTTTTGGTTCAAGGTGATGTCGCAGCGTGTAAATCTGCTGTTGAATCTGGAATTAAAGCAGTAGAAGCAATGGGAGCTGAAGTTTACAGCTCTGTTGTTATCCCTACCCCTCACCCTGATTTAGTCAAAATTACTAAAATATACGAGATCAGCACTTTGCTTGCTTAA
- a CDS encoding sigma-54 dependent transcriptional regulator: MHKVAGLTPIYPLLLVDDEDSWLQSFRATLRSQGIDNVVLLNDGTKVMEMLGRSKFCAVAVDLMMPSISGEELISQIVEEHPELPVLVISGLNDIKAVVNCIRKGAFDFIVKTEERNTLIAGVRHAIEIFELRQENSSLQERFFMDGPDRPELFSDIITAHKDMLSIFKYIEAIAETSRPVLITGESGVGKELIARAVHEASGRKGEFVAVNVAGLDDNIFSDTLFGHKKGAFTGAAEARIGLVEKAKKGTLFLDEIGDLSQTSQTKLLRLLQEHEFMPLGSDMAKRSSARVITATHQSINGMQEHGKFRKDLFFRLRGHLLCIPPLRERMEDIPLLLSHFLNEVQAEVDADVEADIHEIASFLDNYSFPGNIRELQHLVHDAASICGYKELRPEHFKKLLVVPVESGPSGLNSALEESVTFGNRLPTLHELRSKLFDEALRRTKGNQSSAAQLIGVTRQAVSKYLKKSE, translated from the coding sequence ATGCATAAAGTAGCAGGTCTTACACCGATATATCCACTTTTGCTTGTTGATGATGAAGATTCATGGCTGCAAAGTTTCAGGGCTACTCTTCGTTCACAGGGGATTGATAATGTAGTCCTTTTGAATGATGGAACTAAGGTCATGGAGATGCTCGGGCGTAGTAAATTTTGCGCTGTTGCTGTAGATTTGATGATGCCGAGTATTTCCGGCGAAGAACTTATTTCACAGATTGTTGAAGAACACCCAGAACTTCCTGTTCTCGTCATTTCGGGGCTCAACGATATTAAGGCAGTAGTCAACTGTATCCGCAAAGGCGCTTTTGATTTTATAGTCAAAACAGAGGAACGCAATACACTTATTGCCGGGGTGCGTCATGCTATTGAAATTTTTGAATTGCGGCAGGAGAACAGTTCATTACAGGAAAGATTTTTTATGGACGGCCCGGATAGGCCTGAGCTGTTTTCAGACATTATTACTGCCCACAAGGATATGCTTTCTATATTTAAATATATTGAAGCCATCGCTGAAACTTCACGCCCTGTGCTGATTACAGGAGAATCTGGAGTAGGTAAGGAACTTATTGCGCGGGCAGTGCATGAAGCCAGCGGACGAAAAGGGGAATTTGTAGCAGTTAATGTTGCTGGTTTAGATGATAATATATTTTCAGATACATTGTTCGGACATAAGAAGGGGGCTTTTACCGGAGCGGCTGAAGCTCGCATCGGACTAGTTGAAAAAGCTAAAAAAGGCACCTTGTTTCTTGATGAGATAGGTGATCTTAGCCAGACATCGCAGACTAAATTACTGCGCTTGTTGCAGGAGCACGAGTTTATGCCGTTGGGGTCTGATATGGCTAAGCGGTCCAGTGCAAGAGTTATTACTGCAACCCATCAGTCAATCAACGGAATGCAGGAGCATGGTAAATTTCGTAAAGATTTGTTTTTCAGGCTGCGTGGACATCTGCTTTGCATTCCGCCTCTCAGAGAGCGTATGGAAGATATTCCGCTTTTGCTTTCACATTTTTTGAATGAAGTTCAGGCAGAGGTCGATGCTGATGTTGAGGCGGATATTCATGAAATAGCGAGTTTTTTGGATAATTATTCCTTTCCAGGCAATATTCGTGAGCTCCAGCACTTAGTTCATGATGCTGCCAGTATTTGCGGATATAAGGAGCTTAGGCCGGAGCATTTTAAGAAGTTGCTGGTTGTTCCTGTAGAGTCAGGACCCAGCGGTTTAAATAGTGCTTTGGAAGAAAGTGTGACATTCGGCAACAGATTACCGACCTTGCATGAACTTCGGTCAAAACTTTTTGATGAAGCTCTTCGGCGCACAAAAGGGAATCAATCTTCTGCCGCACAGCTTATAGGTGTTACTAGGCAGGCTGTGAGTAAGTATTTAAAGAAGAGTGAATAA
- a CDS encoding MerR family transcriptional regulator, which produces METKNRYFIGDMSKICNISKKTLRYYDTINLIPSHRHDYNNYRYYTHDALLAVPVIKYYKQMGFTLDEMKEFIEGSGSNVFKSLQKSFVSKINELKKEQEKLRRKHVSVKDWYTLILEAEMVIDNNIKEVSVKYVDPSNLIFFDQEFDNDIKSSIINLEFTQHVEDLENEITGPVIINFSSLNDRIENINQPVKILQKTLMPCKEENQFEFGGNMMVSCYHIGPHEEIHTTYQKICRWASHNGYILGEGSYERYITDYWTTQNTSKFVTEILIETSRVGTVAQ; this is translated from the coding sequence ATGGAGACTAAAAATAGATATTTCATAGGAGACATGAGCAAGATATGTAATATATCAAAAAAAACTCTTCGCTATTATGATACGATAAACCTCATCCCCTCCCATCGCCATGATTACAACAACTACAGATACTATACACACGATGCGTTGTTAGCTGTCCCTGTCATTAAATATTATAAACAAATGGGATTTACACTTGATGAGATGAAAGAATTCATCGAAGGAAGTGGATCTAATGTCTTCAAATCGCTCCAAAAATCTTTCGTTTCTAAAATTAATGAGCTTAAAAAAGAACAGGAAAAACTTCGTAGAAAGCATGTATCTGTAAAAGATTGGTATACACTTATTTTAGAAGCTGAAATGGTGATTGATAATAATATCAAAGAAGTATCGGTTAAATACGTCGATCCTTCTAATCTAATCTTTTTTGATCAAGAATTTGATAACGACATAAAATCATCAATTATCAATCTCGAATTTACACAACATGTTGAAGATCTCGAAAATGAAATTACCGGTCCGGTTATTATTAATTTTTCATCTTTAAACGACAGAATCGAGAATATAAACCAGCCTGTAAAAATCTTACAAAAAACATTAATGCCCTGCAAAGAAGAAAATCAATTTGAATTTGGTGGCAATATGATGGTGTCTTGTTATCATATTGGCCCTCATGAAGAAATTCATACAACGTATCAAAAGATTTGCAGGTGGGCGAGCCACAATGGATACATTCTCGGCGAAGGTTCATACGAACGGTATATCACTGACTACTGGACTACCCAGAATACATCCAAGTTCGTAACAGAAATTTTGATTGAAACTTCACGGGTTGGCACTGTTGCACAGTAA
- a CDS encoding heme-binding protein, giving the protein MPVTAKKAQEMIMAAAEKADEIGVPMVIAVVDQGGNFVAQLRQDDALLVSVSLSLNKAYTAVAVKMSTETLGTVSQPGGQLYGIHTAENGRIVIFGGGYPIEEGGKIIGGIGVSGGSVEQDMACAKAGLAAYSS; this is encoded by the coding sequence GTGCCAGTTACAGCAAAAAAAGCTCAGGAAATGATCATGGCTGCTGCCGAAAAAGCAGACGAAATAGGCGTACCCATGGTGATTGCGGTGGTAGATCAGGGTGGAAACTTTGTTGCACAGCTAAGACAGGATGATGCTTTGCTAGTCAGCGTTAGCCTCTCACTGAATAAAGCATACACTGCCGTAGCAGTTAAAATGTCAACAGAGACTCTAGGAACAGTGTCACAGCCAGGGGGACAGCTGTATGGCATTCACACTGCAGAAAATGGGCGGATTGTAATTTTTGGCGGCGGTTATCCTATTGAAGAAGGCGGAAAAATAATCGGTGGAATTGGAGTGAGTGGCGGCAGCGTTGAGCAGGACATGGCTTGCGCCAAAGCCGGCCTTGCAGCGTATAGTTCTTAA
- a CDS encoding aldehyde dehydrogenase family protein, producing MIVDSDLLSIQEARILAENGHEAQKKLATFPQEKLDEIVESMAEAVEKRAKDLAVMSQEETDLGKWQDKCVKNHFVCEQVRTQLRSMRCVGIIHKDPQKHIMDIGVPVGVIVALCPVTSPVSTTICNALIAIKSGNGIIFSPHPGAVKSISMVLDIMIEVAQAHGLPEGCLSYLGTVTKSGTKELMNHRFTSLVMVTGVPGMLQGAHCSGKPVIYGGTGNGPAFIERSANINQAVKDIISSKTFDNGIAPSAEQSIVVDSFIASDVKRVLHDNGAYFMSDEESQTLAELFFRPDGQRKKGMIGRSAGVIARRAGFNVPENVSVLVAERKYVSETDPYYKEFLSPVLALYVEDDWMHACEKCIELLLHERNAHTLVIHSSDEEVILQFALKKPVGRLLVNTSGTFGGMGLTTNLFPSMTLGSGSAGRGITSDNVSPLNLIYTRRVGYGVRQMNGLEDGINKSADHCPAVDVHKENNDSNLEQALRLLLKKAIEAINDPADR from the coding sequence ATGATTGTCGACAGTGATTTGCTTTCCATTCAAGAAGCCAGAATCCTTGCAGAGAATGGGCATGAAGCACAAAAGAAGCTAGCTACTTTCCCACAGGAAAAGCTGGACGAAATTGTGGAGAGCATGGCTGAAGCGGTTGAAAAACGCGCTAAAGACCTTGCCGTCATGTCACAGGAAGAAACTGATCTTGGAAAATGGCAGGATAAGTGTGTCAAAAATCATTTTGTCTGTGAGCAAGTCCGTACCCAGTTAAGATCCATGCGTTGTGTTGGGATCATCCATAAAGATCCGCAAAAGCATATCATGGATATAGGTGTTCCTGTCGGAGTCATTGTAGCTCTCTGTCCTGTAACAAGTCCTGTTTCCACAACTATCTGCAATGCCTTGATTGCGATTAAATCAGGAAATGGAATAATCTTTTCCCCACATCCCGGAGCCGTAAAAAGCATCAGCATGGTTTTAGACATCATGATTGAGGTTGCGCAGGCTCACGGTTTGCCAGAGGGATGTCTCTCCTATCTTGGAACCGTTACCAAAAGCGGAACCAAAGAGCTCATGAACCATAGATTTACTTCTCTGGTTATGGTTACCGGAGTTCCGGGCATGCTTCAGGGCGCTCATTGCTCAGGAAAACCCGTTATTTATGGTGGAACAGGTAATGGGCCGGCCTTTATTGAGCGTTCTGCAAATATAAATCAGGCCGTCAAAGACATCATTTCAAGTAAAACATTTGATAACGGTATTGCTCCGTCAGCGGAACAGTCCATTGTTGTTGATTCCTTCATTGCAAGCGACGTCAAACGTGTTTTACATGATAACGGTGCCTATTTCATGTCGGATGAAGAGTCGCAAACTCTTGCCGAGCTTTTCTTTCGCCCAGACGGTCAACGTAAAAAGGGAATGATTGGTCGGTCCGCCGGGGTTATCGCCCGTAGAGCCGGATTTAATGTGCCAGAGAATGTCTCTGTGCTTGTCGCAGAACGTAAGTACGTTTCCGAGACGGACCCTTATTACAAAGAATTTCTTTCTCCCGTTCTTGCTCTTTATGTGGAGGATGACTGGATGCATGCCTGTGAAAAATGCATCGAGCTGTTGCTTCACGAGAGAAATGCCCACACCTTGGTAATTCACTCCAGTGACGAAGAAGTTATCCTCCAGTTTGCTTTGAAGAAACCGGTTGGAAGATTGCTGGTCAATACTTCGGGGACTTTCGGAGGCATGGGCTTAACCACAAATCTCTTCCCCTCAATGACTCTTGGTAGCGGTTCAGCCGGACGTGGCATCACGTCTGACAATGTATCGCCGCTGAATCTTATTTATACCCGAAGGGTCGGATACGGAGTCAGGCAAATGAACGGACTGGAAGACGGAATTAATAAAAGTGCAGATCACTGTCCGGCAGTGGATGTGCACAAAGAAAACAATGATTCTAATCTGGAGCAGGCATTACGGCTGCTCTTAAAAAAGGCGATTGAAGCAATAAATGATCCTGCGGATCGTTAA
- a CDS encoding glycyl radical protein produces the protein MTKNKPNVEIPKTVGTSKRVEKILDRFLNTTPSICAERAELITESYKETEGQPMPIRRAKALEKILAGMSIFIQDDEILVGNQCSMPRSAPIFPEFSCKWVEEELDRLAKRTSDVFLISEDVKAKLRKAFAYWDGKTVNEIASKLMPEESLEAHNEVAFTVGNYFYNGVGHISADYDKVLKFGLNSVIAQAEAKLAEINFADPSQLNKMHFLKSVVIANKAVIAFAERFAVLAEKMASACDDSERRAELTEIARICRKVPAQPAESFQEAMQAFWFIHLVIQLESNGHSISPMRFDQYMNPYLQADKISVEKAQELLDMLWVKFSEINKVRDENSSMAFAGYPMFMNLIVGGQKRDGSDATNTMSYLILQASANTKLYAPSLSIRIHEGTPDPLYKKAAELSRMGMGYPAYYNDRVIVPALLARGLEREDARDYGIIGCVEPQVGGKTEGWHDAAFYNMAKIIELCLNDGVDQRTGKQLGPKSGSMKTFKSFEDLMDSYTQQTAYFVKLMAAADNAVDMTHAKHCPLPFLSSLVDDCISTGRSLQEGGAHYNFTGPQGVGVANAGDSLTAIKKLVFEDKALTLEQLNEALANNFEGQEDLRQMLVNRAPKYGNDDDYADEIAKEAALIYCKEVNKYTNPRGGKFQPGLYPASANVPLGSVVTATPDGRKAWTPLADGVSPISGYDSCGPTASVLSVAKLDHEIASNGTLLNQKFHPSAIEGEKGLENLKAVTEAYFQNGGFHVQYNVISRETLLDAQANPEKHKGLVVRVAGYSAFFTALDKSLQDDILARTEQNF, from the coding sequence ATGACTAAGAATAAACCTAATGTAGAAATCCCAAAGACTGTAGGGACTTCCAAGCGTGTAGAAAAAATCCTTGATCGCTTTTTAAATACTACACCGTCAATCTGCGCAGAACGTGCCGAGCTTATCACTGAATCCTATAAGGAAACAGAAGGACAGCCTATGCCGATTCGCCGCGCTAAGGCTTTAGAAAAGATTCTTGCGGGCATGTCAATTTTCATTCAAGACGACGAAATTCTAGTTGGTAACCAATGCTCCATGCCGCGCTCTGCTCCGATCTTCCCTGAATTTTCCTGTAAATGGGTTGAAGAAGAACTAGATCGCCTTGCAAAAAGGACTTCAGACGTTTTCCTCATCTCTGAAGATGTTAAAGCTAAACTACGCAAAGCTTTTGCGTACTGGGATGGCAAAACTGTTAATGAAATCGCTTCCAAACTTATGCCGGAAGAATCACTCGAGGCACACAACGAGGTTGCGTTCACAGTAGGTAACTATTTTTATAACGGTGTAGGTCACATCTCAGCCGACTATGATAAGGTTCTTAAATTCGGCCTCAACTCCGTTATAGCTCAAGCAGAAGCCAAACTAGCTGAAATTAATTTCGCAGATCCTTCTCAGCTCAACAAAATGCATTTCCTAAAATCCGTTGTCATTGCAAATAAAGCTGTTATCGCATTTGCAGAACGCTTTGCAGTGCTTGCAGAAAAAATGGCCTCCGCATGTGATGATTCAGAACGCAGAGCTGAGCTCACTGAAATCGCCCGTATTTGCCGTAAAGTTCCAGCCCAGCCTGCTGAATCATTCCAGGAAGCAATGCAAGCATTCTGGTTCATCCATCTGGTTATTCAGCTTGAATCAAACGGTCACTCCATTTCACCAATGCGCTTTGACCAATACATGAATCCTTACCTTCAGGCTGACAAAATCTCTGTCGAAAAGGCACAAGAACTGCTGGATATGCTGTGGGTCAAGTTCTCTGAAATAAACAAAGTCCGCGATGAAAACTCCTCTATGGCGTTTGCAGGCTACCCTATGTTTATGAACCTGATCGTAGGCGGACAGAAACGTGACGGCTCTGATGCCACAAACACAATGTCCTATCTTATCCTGCAGGCGAGCGCTAACACTAAACTTTATGCTCCTTCACTATCCATTCGCATTCACGAAGGAACACCTGATCCGTTGTATAAGAAAGCCGCAGAACTCAGCCGTATGGGTATGGGGTATCCCGCATACTACAATGACCGCGTTATTGTACCTGCACTTCTGGCTCGCGGCCTTGAACGTGAAGATGCCCGTGATTACGGTATCATAGGTTGCGTAGAGCCTCAGGTTGGCGGAAAAACCGAAGGCTGGCATGACGCAGCTTTCTACAACATGGCAAAAATTATTGAGCTTTGCCTCAATGACGGCGTGGATCAACGAACTGGAAAACAGCTCGGCCCTAAATCAGGAAGCATGAAAACCTTCAAATCCTTTGAAGACCTTATGGATTCATACACACAGCAGACAGCTTATTTTGTTAAACTGATGGCTGCTGCTGATAACGCTGTTGATATGACACATGCAAAACATTGCCCTCTGCCATTCCTGTCATCACTCGTTGATGACTGCATTTCCACAGGCCGTTCCTTGCAGGAAGGCGGAGCCCATTACAACTTTACCGGCCCTCAAGGTGTTGGAGTTGCCAACGCAGGCGACTCTTTAACTGCTATCAAGAAACTTGTTTTTGAAGATAAAGCTCTAACTCTTGAACAGCTTAATGAAGCTCTTGCAAACAACTTTGAAGGACAGGAAGATCTGCGCCAGATGCTAGTTAACCGCGCACCTAAGTACGGCAATGATGACGATTACGCTGATGAAATTGCTAAAGAAGCAGCTCTTATCTACTGCAAAGAAGTCAACAAATACACTAATCCTCGCGGTGGTAAATTCCAGCCGGGCCTCTACCCTGCTTCTGCAAACGTGCCTTTAGGTTCCGTTGTAACAGCAACACCTGATGGACGCAAAGCATGGACACCACTTGCTGACGGAGTATCACCGATATCCGGTTACGATTCCTGCGGGCCTACCGCATCTGTTCTATCCGTAGCAAAACTTGATCATGAAATTGCATCCAACGGAACACTGCTGAATCAAAAGTTCCATCCTTCTGCAATTGAAGGCGAAAAAGGACTGGAAAACCTCAAAGCCGTTACTGAAGCATACTTCCAGAACGGTGGTTTCCATGTACAGTATAACGTTATCAGTCGTGAAACTCTGCTCGACGCTCAGGCCAACCCTGAAAAACATAAGGGATTAGTTGTCCGCGTTGCAGGATACAGTGCATTCTTTACCGCACTGGATAAATCACTGCAGGATGACATCCTCGCCCGTACTGAACAAAACTTCTAA
- a CDS encoding PocR ligand-binding domain-containing protein, which yields MKSKDENLNKTSVRTEDFIDELNTLRGRVSELEATRSLCGHFGKGCNLSTLITDPQMENNNSRFEDYFDVEAIQQIQDAFSEATSVSSIITDLNGRPITRPSRFCKLCNDVIRKTPKGLKNCMRSDAAFGTKSPLEPIMRPCLSGGLWDGGTSFYVGDRHIANWIIGQVRCPPINDERIKGYAREIGADADEFMEALKLVPVMSREKFLSVCNVLCLVANQISILAHKNFLQAQAIARRRVAEAALRESEERFRQLSQSTFEAIFIHRDGEILTTNKAGHRIFGYSQEEFSGLNIDDLADPIHREKVKEYTAKIKKSRFDANFRCRDGKMLICEIQQRDIIFQGENVGVCAVRDVTERIESERQSKEKEQQLIQADKMVSLGILVSGMAHEINNPNSFMTLNLPLLGDIWSDITPILEEYYHENGEFLAGGLEYSELRSFMPDLLSRMQEGACRISGIVNSLKDYSRIQPGELMWDVDLLDVIKNSLRLLENMISHKTAKFEADLAESLPTVRGNSQRLSQVLINLLVNSCEALTDRKQGIYLSAKYNKAENRVDIIVRDEGSGIEIENLKKITDPFFTTKRNSGGTGLGLSVSLSIVQEHSGELEFSSNPGGGTVAIFSIPVLESEDENA from the coding sequence ATGAAATCTAAAGATGAAAATTTAAATAAAACAAGTGTCCGAACTGAGGATTTTATTGACGAGCTTAACACTTTGCGTGGAAGAGTCTCAGAGCTTGAAGCGACGAGATCGCTTTGCGGTCATTTCGGCAAGGGCTGTAATCTCAGTACGCTAATTACTGATCCTCAGATGGAGAATAATAATTCTCGATTTGAAGACTACTTTGATGTCGAGGCTATTCAGCAGATTCAGGATGCCTTTTCCGAGGCGACAAGTGTCTCCTCAATTATCACTGATCTTAACGGACGCCCCATAACCAGACCAAGCCGGTTTTGTAAGCTGTGTAATGATGTTATCCGCAAGACTCCTAAGGGGCTTAAGAATTGTATGCGCTCCGATGCTGCGTTCGGCACAAAAAGTCCTCTCGAGCCTATCATGCGTCCTTGCCTGAGTGGCGGGCTTTGGGACGGGGGAACAAGCTTTTATGTTGGTGATCGCCATATTGCAAACTGGATTATAGGTCAGGTTCGTTGTCCTCCCATTAATGATGAGCGCATCAAAGGGTATGCCAGAGAGATTGGAGCTGACGCGGATGAATTTATGGAGGCATTAAAGCTTGTGCCTGTCATGTCGCGCGAAAAATTTCTAAGTGTATGCAATGTCCTTTGCCTTGTCGCCAACCAGATTTCAATTTTAGCTCATAAAAATTTTCTACAGGCCCAAGCCATTGCCAGAAGGCGTGTTGCCGAGGCCGCTTTGCGGGAAAGTGAAGAGCGCTTTCGTCAGCTTTCCCAGTCAACTTTTGAAGCTATATTTATTCATCGTGATGGAGAAATACTGACTACAAATAAGGCAGGACATCGAATATTCGGCTATTCTCAGGAGGAATTTTCCGGTCTTAATATTGATGATCTGGCTGACCCCATTCATCGTGAAAAAGTTAAAGAATACACTGCAAAGATTAAAAAATCCCGCTTTGACGCTAATTTTAGGTGCAGAGACGGTAAGATGTTGATTTGTGAAATCCAGCAGCGTGACATAATTTTTCAGGGTGAAAATGTCGGTGTATGCGCAGTAAGAGATGTTACTGAACGGATTGAATCCGAGCGTCAGAGTAAAGAAAAAGAGCAGCAGCTTATTCAGGCTGATAAAATGGTTTCGTTGGGTATTCTTGTTTCTGGTATGGCTCATGAAATAAACAATCCCAATAGTTTCATGACTCTTAATCTTCCGCTTCTTGGTGATATCTGGTCTGATATCACTCCAATCCTGGAAGAGTATTACCACGAAAACGGTGAATTCTTAGCTGGCGGCTTGGAGTACTCTGAACTTAGAAGTTTTATGCCTGACTTGCTTTCAAGGATGCAGGAGGGGGCGTGCAGAATCAGCGGAATTGTCAACAGTCTCAAGGATTATTCACGAATACAGCCTGGTGAATTGATGTGGGATGTTGATCTGTTAGATGTGATTAAAAATTCACTGCGTCTGCTGGAAAATATGATCAGCCATAAGACGGCCAAGTTTGAAGCTGATCTTGCAGAATCATTACCAACCGTTCGCGGTAATTCTCAGCGTTTATCACAGGTTCTGATTAACTTGCTGGTAAACTCATGTGAAGCTTTGACTGATCGTAAACAGGGAATTTATCTTTCTGCTAAGTACAATAAGGCTGAAAATAGAGTAGATATAATTGTACGTGATGAGGGTAGCGGTATTGAAATTGAGAATCTTAAAAAGATAACAGATCCGTTTTTCACCACTAAACGGAACAGCGGCGGAACAGGGCTTGGGCTCTCCGTGTCTTTGTCTATAGTACAGGAACATTCCGGAGAATTGGAATTTTCCAGTAATCCCGGTGGGGGAACTGTTGCAATATTTTCGATCCCGGTCTTAGAAAGTGAGGATGAGAATGCATAA